The following are encoded in a window of Cryobacterium sp. CG_9.6 genomic DNA:
- a CDS encoding cytochrome b/b6 domain-containing protein, whose amino-acid sequence MTRPAASAAPPSKPSTRRWFKLVWIIPVSLAVLVASVLAAQWLRELAPVRAFMDQYPGESTLPADAPVGFPAWLAWQHFLSSFFLLLIIRTGWNVRTNRRPAAYWTRRNTGLLRTKNPPLRISLDLWLHLSLDALWVLNGLVFYVLIFSTGQWTRIVPVHWDVFPNALSAALQYASLNWPTENGWVNYNALQLLAYFSVVFIASPLALITGLRLSGAWPRNTTRLNALYPLRVARAVHLPVMYFFVAFIVVHVTLVLSTGALRNLNHMYAVRNDESWVGFWFFAASVVVMVVAWVLMRPVVLRPIAALTGSVSRR is encoded by the coding sequence GATCATTCCCGTTTCACTGGCTGTACTCGTGGCCAGTGTGCTGGCTGCACAGTGGCTGCGAGAACTGGCACCGGTACGTGCTTTTATGGACCAATATCCGGGGGAGTCCACGCTCCCCGCGGATGCCCCGGTGGGGTTTCCGGCCTGGCTGGCCTGGCAGCACTTTCTGAGTTCGTTCTTTCTGCTTCTCATCATTCGCACCGGGTGGAATGTGCGCACCAACCGGCGCCCGGCGGCGTACTGGACGCGTCGTAACACCGGTCTGCTGCGCACGAAGAACCCTCCGCTGCGGATCAGTCTTGATTTGTGGCTGCACCTCAGTCTCGATGCGCTCTGGGTGCTCAACGGCCTGGTGTTTTACGTTTTGATCTTCAGCACGGGGCAGTGGACTCGCATTGTGCCCGTGCACTGGGATGTCTTCCCGAACGCGCTCTCGGCAGCGCTGCAGTACGCGTCGCTGAATTGGCCCACCGAGAACGGCTGGGTCAACTACAACGCCCTGCAATTGCTGGCCTACTTCTCGGTTGTCTTCATCGCATCGCCGCTGGCGCTTATCACCGGCTTGCGCCTCTCGGGCGCGTGGCCGCGGAACACGACGCGACTGAATGCCCTCTACCCCCTCCGGGTTGCACGGGCTGTGCACCTACCCGTCATGTACTTCTTCGTGGCCTTCATCGTGGTGCACGTGACCCTCGTGTTGTCGACGGGAGCGCTGCGCAATCTCAACCACATGTACGCGGTGCGCAACGACGAGTCCTGGGTGGGGTTCTGGTTCTTTGCCGCCTCTGTCGTTGTCATGGTGGTGGCGTGGGTGCTGATGCGTCCGGTGGTCCTACGTCCAATTGCCGCACTGACCGGCTCCGTCAGCCGGCGTTAG